The following proteins come from a genomic window of Oligoflexia bacterium:
- the pilM gene encoding type IV pilus assembly protein PilM, whose protein sequence is MLFGSKKVVGLDIGTSSIKLVEVEKSRQNITLTSFGFIPTPAGAIVGGEITNPDALTEAIRTLIQQTKTKRKKACTAVWGTAVITKKISMPRIEEHLLVEQLKWEAEQYIPFDVNESNLEFQVLHKSLAAPEQMNVLLVAAKRDLVFRYAEVIESAGLECSVIDVAGFALNNCFEANYGQMQGSVILLNIGAGMTDFVVVENGEVTFSRDIPVGGLTYTTDIQKTMGISLEEAESLKVSAGTGQPVPQEVTDTLSQTNEVVADEIKRSFDFFMASSSEVTIQKIYVTGGGLGLPGLFEHIQGVMNLPIENLNPFQQVQFDTRTFTNEYIAQISPYAAVGIGLAMREVKDR, encoded by the coding sequence ATGCTCTTTGGATCCAAAAAGGTTGTGGGTCTCGACATAGGAACAAGTTCAATAAAACTTGTAGAAGTCGAGAAATCACGACAAAACATCACACTTACATCTTTTGGTTTTATTCCGACTCCGGCAGGTGCAATCGTTGGCGGTGAAATTACAAATCCAGATGCTCTCACTGAAGCAATTCGTACTCTTATTCAACAAACAAAAACAAAAAGAAAAAAAGCATGTACGGCAGTTTGGGGTACAGCTGTAATTACGAAAAAGATTTCCATGCCAAGAATCGAAGAACATCTGTTGGTAGAGCAGCTTAAGTGGGAAGCTGAACAATACATTCCGTTTGATGTGAATGAGAGCAATCTTGAATTTCAAGTTTTGCATAAATCTTTAGCTGCTCCTGAACAGATGAATGTTTTATTGGTTGCTGCTAAAAGAGATCTTGTATTTCGTTATGCTGAAGTGATTGAGTCCGCCGGACTCGAATGTTCGGTAATTGACGTAGCAGGTTTTGCATTAAATAATTGCTTTGAAGCCAATTACGGTCAAATGCAAGGCTCCGTCATTTTGTTAAATATTGGCGCCGGAATGACAGACTTTGTAGTGGTAGAAAACGGCGAAGTTACTTTTTCACGTGATATTCCAGTTGGTGGTTTGACATATACAACAGATATTCAAAAAACAATGGGCATTAGTCTTGAAGAGGCTGAATCTTTAAAAGTTTCTGCAGGTACAGGGCAACCAGTGCCCCAAGAAGTTACTGACACTCTGAGCCAAACTAATGAAGTCGTTGCAGATGAAATTAAAAGAAGTTTTGATTTTTTCATGGCAAGTTCTTCTGAAGTCACTATTCAAAAAATTTATGTCACTGGTGGTGGTTTGGGATTACCCGGGCTCTTTGAACATATTCAAGGGGTAATGAATCTTCCTATAGAAAATCTAAATCCATTCCAGCAAGTTCAATTTGATACTCGCACTTTTACAAATGAGTACATAGCTCAAATTAGTCCGTACGCTGCAGTTGGAATTGGCCTCGCGATGCGTGAGGTTAAAGACAGATGA
- a CDS encoding PilN domain-containing protein, whose protein sequence is MIRVNLLKDSRDRGTSTVLGGGTFLGGSDSVEGGESARPDLLIKIVMFIVPVIFLYGYQQYTAGIAEAQMEVLKQQSDQIDTQLKALDPVVKELERFEEEKRKLNSQLDIIKRLSKERLKNVKSLDALQGIIPAKAWLSQLKIVENKVELEGFATDDIVISDFMQSLDSSIYFTNISLTTSDEAKKEDGVVKKFIIKCNLENL, encoded by the coding sequence ATGATTCGAGTTAATTTACTTAAAGATTCTAGAGACCGAGGAACTTCTACAGTTCTCGGTGGAGGCACATTTTTAGGAGGAAGCGATTCAGTTGAAGGTGGCGAATCAGCCAGACCTGATCTTTTGATTAAAATCGTCATGTTCATAGTACCTGTAATTTTTCTTTACGGCTATCAACAATACACTGCAGGGATTGCAGAGGCGCAGATGGAAGTACTTAAACAACAATCAGATCAAATTGATACTCAACTTAAAGCTTTAGATCCAGTAGTGAAAGAATTGGAAAGATTTGAAGAAGAAAAAAGAAAACTCAATTCACAACTCGATATAATAAAGAGATTGTCAAAAGAACGCTTGAAGAACGTTAAAAGTTTAGATGCGCTTCAAGGCATCATCCCTGCAAAAGCATGGTTAAGCCAACTTAAGATAGTTGAGAATAAAGTCGAGTTAGAAGGCTTTGCAACAGATGACATCGTAATTTCTGATTTTATGCAAAGCCTAGATTCTTCCATTTATTTCACGAACATTTCACTTACAACTAGTGATGAAGCTAAAAAAGAAGATGGTGTAGTTAAGAAATTCATCATCAAGTGTAATCTGGAGAATCTGTAA
- the pilO gene encoding type 4a pilus biogenesis protein PilO, whose translation MATLQDRLKLAPKSFFLLVGLGLAASLYYSYGSKAEELAPLIVQLRADVEKNRIKLKVTQDRAQDKGKFQEEMERISQTFRLALDYLPKELEIQDMLKKIYSEARTAGVELSNFKPKEVVVKDFYEELPMEIQLKGTYPQMVNFLGNVSKIPRIINIRNVEIDKPVIVDGYPVMRMTGVLVGYRYKEPR comes from the coding sequence ATGGCAACACTACAAGATCGACTCAAATTAGCACCTAAAAGTTTTTTTCTTCTGGTGGGTTTAGGTTTAGCTGCAAGTTTGTATTACTCATATGGTTCTAAAGCCGAGGAGCTAGCACCACTGATTGTGCAGTTAAGAGCCGATGTAGAAAAAAACCGCATCAAACTTAAAGTAACTCAAGATCGAGCTCAAGATAAAGGTAAGTTTCAAGAAGAGATGGAGCGTATTAGTCAGACATTTAGATTAGCATTGGATTATTTACCTAAAGAACTTGAAATCCAAGACATGCTTAAGAAAATATACTCTGAGGCAAGAACAGCGGGTGTGGAGTTATCAAATTTTAAGCCCAAAGAGGTAGTCGTAAAAGATTTTTACGAAGAACTCCCAATGGAAATTCAACTTAAAGGTACTTATCCGCAAATGGTTAATTTTTTGGGGAACGTGAGCAAAATCCCAAGAATTATCAACATTCGTAACGTAGAAATAGATAAGCCGGTCATAGTAGATGGTTATCCGGTAATGCGTATGACTGGGGTGCTTGTTGGGTATCGATATAAGGAGCCTCGATGA
- a CDS encoding pilus assembly protein PilP, with protein sequence MNRTSLLYIAMRLLSVIVVTGSTLLFTSMAQSQDVDAAATTTPSSASSNTPDLLQGIIEDYTYISEGKRDPFLPLSGINDSGTTIGPMFPLQRFDLDQLKLVGIIWDVKNPKAMIMDPNGKSYVVKANERIGRNSGYVARIREGELVIVESFTGNDGKVTYQTRLVKLVTE encoded by the coding sequence ATGAATCGGACTTCATTATTGTATATAGCAATGAGATTATTGTCTGTGATTGTAGTGACCGGTTCTACATTATTATTTACCTCTATGGCTCAATCTCAAGATGTAGATGCAGCGGCTACAACAACCCCATCTTCTGCTTCTTCAAACACACCTGATCTTTTGCAGGGGATCATTGAAGATTACACCTACATTTCTGAAGGAAAGCGTGATCCATTTTTGCCATTAAGTGGAATCAATGATTCTGGTACAACTATTGGCCCAATGTTTCCGCTGCAGAGATTTGACTTAGATCAATTGAAGCTGGTTGGAATTATTTGGGACGTAAAAAATCCAAAAGCTATGATCATGGATCCAAACGGAAAAAGTTATGTTGTTAAAGCGAATGAACGAATCGGGCGCAATAGCGGTTACGTTGCAAGGATTCGTGAGGGTGAATTAGTTATTGTAGAAAGTTTTACTGGTAATGATGGAAAAGTGACCTATCAAACAAGATTAGTGAAGCTTGTCACTGAATAA
- the pilQ gene encoding type IV pilus secretin PilQ — MKRKIAGALFVSTLMLMGCATTENQSEDVTESAEGPGDMTDDSPVADSAADSGASDTTEQDLAQQATEQTPQATPEPVPAEPLPPETAQAEPPPPPPQEEVAEPTQAVDEGPPARITALDFDSNLNGGTVILKTNKPVQYSTRRNEQNNQFVIEIQNATVPAKFRRPYNTKEFGGPIASINAYQAKGTAKIARIVVQMRDASEPAVSQDGNVINVASAGGVAAPEPVQAEAAPAPVAEDAEDGEEPIAATDENVLSNRSLGEFLTGNSKFYGRPISLEVKDADIRDVFRFISEESGLNIIVGDDVAGKVSLKLRRIPWDQALTVILQSKQLGYVKQGNILRIAKLTTIQSESDVARTVIESQRLLQPLRVQLFPISYAKSEEIEMQAKDFLSTRGKAKADRRTNTLVVTDIEENLSRIKALVQRLDTQTPQVLIEAKVVEARESFSRLMGVNWGFTGAPTAIGQNATGGDVNLIPRVSSNPATATSALDLGLSVGTLDVFGDLNASLKLLEIERLVKVISSPRIVTLDRVDAKIEQTTQFPIFSSSSSTTGATTSSVSFQDVKLQLSVKPQITIEGGIIMDVNILREFPEPATRIGGSEARAVNKRQAQTQVLVENGDTVVIGGIYQSDVSESETGVPWLRKIPILGALFRQRGIERDKNELVIFLTPRVLNRDKAFSKRQEGEE, encoded by the coding sequence ATGAAGCGTAAAATTGCAGGAGCCCTTTTTGTATCAACATTGATGTTGATGGGTTGTGCTACTACTGAAAATCAAAGTGAAGATGTCACTGAGAGTGCTGAAGGCCCCGGAGATATGACTGATGATTCGCCGGTCGCAGATTCCGCGGCAGATTCTGGAGCATCAGACACTACAGAGCAAGATTTAGCTCAACAAGCGACTGAACAAACTCCTCAAGCGACACCTGAGCCTGTGCCTGCGGAACCTCTTCCGCCAGAAACAGCTCAAGCTGAGCCTCCTCCTCCTCCTCCGCAAGAAGAAGTTGCTGAGCCTACACAAGCGGTAGACGAAGGCCCGCCTGCGCGAATTACAGCACTTGATTTTGATTCCAATCTCAATGGTGGCACTGTAATTTTAAAAACGAACAAACCTGTTCAGTACTCAACTAGACGGAATGAACAAAATAATCAATTCGTAATTGAAATACAAAACGCTACTGTCCCTGCAAAATTTCGCAGACCGTATAATACAAAAGAATTTGGTGGTCCAATCGCATCTATTAATGCGTACCAGGCAAAAGGTACTGCAAAGATTGCTCGTATTGTCGTTCAAATGCGTGATGCTAGTGAGCCAGCTGTCAGTCAAGATGGAAATGTAATTAATGTTGCAAGTGCTGGTGGAGTCGCCGCACCTGAGCCTGTCCAAGCAGAAGCGGCGCCAGCACCGGTAGCAGAAGATGCAGAAGATGGTGAAGAGCCCATTGCCGCAACAGATGAAAATGTTTTATCAAATCGCTCACTAGGTGAGTTTCTCACCGGTAATAGTAAATTTTATGGTCGTCCAATCTCGTTAGAAGTAAAAGATGCAGATATCAGAGATGTGTTTCGTTTTATCTCTGAAGAGAGTGGTTTAAATATAATTGTAGGAGATGATGTCGCTGGGAAAGTTTCACTTAAATTGAGAAGAATTCCATGGGATCAAGCCCTCACTGTAATTCTACAATCAAAACAATTGGGCTATGTGAAGCAAGGAAATATTTTGCGTATTGCAAAACTTACCACAATCCAATCTGAATCTGATGTTGCTCGCACAGTGATTGAGTCTCAACGTTTACTCCAGCCCCTACGTGTTCAACTTTTTCCCATCAGTTATGCAAAATCTGAAGAGATTGAAATGCAAGCAAAAGATTTTTTAAGTACTCGAGGAAAAGCAAAAGCCGATAGACGTACAAATACACTGGTGGTCACAGATATTGAAGAAAATCTTTCTCGCATTAAAGCTTTAGTTCAAAGACTTGATACGCAAACACCACAAGTCTTAATTGAAGCTAAAGTAGTTGAAGCGCGTGAAAGCTTTTCTCGACTCATGGGTGTAAATTGGGGTTTTACGGGTGCTCCAACTGCAATAGGCCAAAATGCAACAGGCGGAGATGTTAATTTAATACCTCGAGTTTCAAGCAATCCAGCAACTGCAACTTCAGCCCTGGATTTAGGGCTTTCAGTTGGTACGCTTGACGTTTTTGGTGATCTCAATGCATCACTGAAACTTTTAGAAATTGAAAGGCTTGTTAAAGTAATCTCTTCTCCTCGAATTGTAACTCTTGACAGAGTAGATGCAAAAATTGAGCAGACAACCCAGTTTCCCATATTTAGCAGCTCCTCATCGACGACGGGAGCCACAACTTCTTCGGTTTCATTTCAAGACGTAAAGTTACAGTTGAGTGTAAAACCTCAAATCACAATTGAAGGCGGAATCATTATGGATGTTAATATCCTCCGCGAATTTCCTGAACCCGCAACCCGCATCGGCGGAAGCGAAGCTCGAGCAGTCAATAAAAGACAAGCTCAAACCCAAGTGTTAGTTGAAAATGGAGACACTGTTGTCATCGGCGGAATTTATCAATCCGATGTCAGTGAAAGTGAAACCGGTGTCCCATGGCTTAGAAAAATTCCAATACTTGGAGCCCTTTTTAGACAACGTGGCATTGAGCGGGATAAAAACGAACTCGTAATATTTCTTACACCACGTGTGCTCAATCGCGATAAAGCTTTTTCTAAGCGTCAAGAGGGAGAGGAATAA
- a CDS encoding replication-associated recombination protein A, with amino-acid sequence MDDLFSTSQTQFIDSQPLAERVRPQNVEAFVGQKYARELLKAEKLPSLILWGPPGSGKTTFSHLVSKYTKSTFISRSAIDTGSKDLKLEGEDAKQRLLRFSEKTILFIDEIHRLNKSQQDCILPYIEKGYFTLIGASTENPSFELNSALLSRCQVIVFESLNADSISAILDRALKSLDTDIEWKSISASPINEHIIQTASGDARRALNLLENVYSYYVSHGSQKLNDEQIKEAFQYIPTRYDKSGDKHYDTISAFIKSIRGSDPHAALFYLSAMLKGGEDPLFIARRLVILASEDVGNADPRALQVAISVKQAVEFVGLPEAAINLAQGVTYLSCAPKSNRSYAGLKKAQELVEKHPDLEPPLSIRNAPTRLMENLGYGEKYQYAHDSKSGVTAQEFMPDKLKNIKIYEPTKHGYEKHISQYLEWVEEQKK; translated from the coding sequence ATGGACGATTTATTTTCAACATCACAAACTCAATTTATAGATAGCCAGCCTCTAGCTGAGCGTGTTCGTCCACAAAACGTTGAGGCATTTGTAGGGCAAAAGTACGCTCGAGAACTTCTGAAAGCAGAAAAGCTACCCAGCCTTATTTTATGGGGCCCACCAGGTAGCGGAAAAACTACTTTTTCTCACCTTGTTTCAAAATATACAAAATCCACTTTTATTAGCCGATCAGCAATCGACACAGGTTCAAAAGATCTCAAGCTTGAGGGTGAAGACGCAAAACAAAGACTCCTTCGATTCAGTGAAAAAACCATTTTGTTTATTGATGAAATTCATCGACTCAATAAATCACAACAAGACTGTATATTGCCCTATATCGAAAAAGGATATTTTACACTCATTGGCGCAAGTACAGAAAACCCAAGTTTTGAATTAAACTCAGCTCTCTTAAGCCGTTGCCAAGTTATCGTTTTTGAAAGCCTTAATGCCGATTCAATCTCAGCAATTCTTGATCGAGCACTTAAATCACTCGATACTGATATTGAATGGAAATCCATTTCTGCTAGCCCCATTAATGAACATATTATTCAAACTGCATCGGGGGATGCTCGGCGAGCACTTAATTTATTAGAGAATGTTTATTCATATTATGTGTCTCACGGTTCACAAAAACTAAATGATGAGCAAATAAAAGAGGCGTTTCAGTACATTCCCACTCGTTATGACAAATCAGGTGACAAGCATTACGATACAATTTCCGCATTTATTAAAAGTATCCGTGGGAGTGATCCCCATGCTGCACTTTTTTACCTAAGCGCTATGCTTAAGGGTGGAGAAGACCCACTTTTTATTGCGCGAAGACTTGTGATACTGGCAAGTGAAGACGTGGGTAATGCTGACCCTCGAGCCCTGCAGGTCGCTATTTCTGTAAAACAGGCCGTAGAATTTGTCGGTTTACCTGAAGCGGCTATTAATTTGGCGCAAGGAGTAACGTACTTGTCCTGCGCACCAAAAAGTAATCGAAGTTATGCTGGTCTGAAAAAGGCTCAAGAACTTGTTGAAAAACACCCAGATTTAGAGCCCCCACTTTCCATCAGAAATGCTCCAACGCGCTTGATGGAAAACTTAGGTTATGGTGAAAAATATCAATACGCCCATGACAGTAAGTCTGGCGTGACAGCACAAGAGTTTATGCCCGATAAGCTTAAAAATATAAAAATTTATGAACCCACAAAACATGGTTACGAAAAACACATAAGCCAGTATCTTGAATGGGTTGAGGAACAAAAAAAGTGA
- a CDS encoding RMD1 family protein, protein MKIYRVNAFHLTEKFKLKDIGNFLNIQPITLSVWEAAFKFSDESYFFLYNFGSAVFFNVAEENQKTILDKLKKVNLPQNPGYTTTDEFSVEVTGEGKHEVNFNKAIIHDLTYQKARLVSMVVAESAALEYFELIVDDLLERNHQISDSLRTKGKLIKETKQLIKFIGFCLTTKQEIIANLYVVDAPDEVWEDQVLDRLYGELKRMFEIETRYRVLEYKLKLIQESVEIIVDLSKSSREIMLEMTIIALIAIDIIIALVGGKFI, encoded by the coding sequence GTGAAAATATACAGAGTTAACGCATTTCATCTTACTGAGAAATTTAAACTCAAAGACATTGGGAATTTTTTAAATATCCAGCCAATTACTTTAAGTGTTTGGGAAGCTGCATTTAAATTTTCAGATGAAAGTTATTTCTTCCTCTATAATTTCGGCTCTGCAGTATTTTTTAATGTGGCTGAAGAAAATCAAAAAACAATCTTAGATAAGCTCAAAAAAGTAAATCTTCCCCAAAACCCTGGCTACACCACAACGGATGAATTCAGCGTAGAGGTGACTGGCGAAGGAAAACACGAAGTCAACTTCAATAAAGCTATCATTCATGATCTTACTTATCAAAAAGCACGACTAGTAAGTATGGTCGTTGCTGAATCAGCAGCTTTAGAATATTTTGAACTCATCGTTGATGATCTTTTAGAGCGTAACCATCAAATATCAGATTCCTTGCGCACAAAAGGAAAACTCATCAAAGAAACCAAGCAGCTCATAAAATTTATCGGGTTTTGCCTAACCACGAAACAAGAGATCATTGCAAATCTCTACGTTGTCGACGCCCCAGATGAAGTTTGGGAAGACCAAGTTTTAGACCGCCTTTATGGCGAGTTAAAAAGAATGTTTGAAATTGAAACCAGATACCGCGTACTGGAATATAAATTAAAATTAATTCAGGAAAGCGTTGAAATTATAGTAGATCTTTCTAAATCCAGCCGTGAAATTATGCTTGAAATGACTATTATCGCACTTATCGCAATTGATATTATAATTGCATTGGTCGGAGGGAAATTCATATGA
- a CDS encoding cupin domain-containing protein gives MRITRWRADRKPTREEIEGVFKDEGMEFVVEDLPAGSEVKDHRHPFDEVRVVVSGAIRYNVAGNEFLLREGDRLDLPSNTRHWTRVEPDEGCVTIYAFRVS, from the coding sequence ATGAGGATTACTCGTTGGCGTGCCGACAGAAAACCCACAAGAGAAGAAATTGAAGGTGTTTTTAAAGACGAGGGTATGGAATTTGTAGTAGAAGACCTACCAGCAGGCTCTGAAGTTAAAGACCATCGCCACCCCTTTGATGAGGTGCGGGTGGTTGTCTCAGGGGCTATTCGCTACAATGTCGCGGGGAATGAATTTCTTTTACGCGAAGGTGATAGGCTTGATCTCCCAAGTAACACGCGTCATTGGACAAGAGTTGAACCAGATGAAGGTTGCGTAACTATCTATGCTTTTCGAGTAAGCTGA